AAGGACAGGCAGCGCTCGTCAAGATCCTCGCCGTCATGGATGACAGCGCCCGTGTCCGATCGGCCCGTCTCGCCGCACGAATCTGGATCAACGACGACGACACCCGGACACAGACCGGCCGCGTTCTTCCCACAATCGAACGTGCCATACAGGACCGACGCATTATCACACTCTCCTACCGCGACAAAAACGGCACGGTCACATCTCGACGCATCGACCCGCAATTGCTCGCCCGCACCGACGACCACTGGCACCTCGTCGCCCACTGCCAGCTCCGCCACGCCGTCCGCTGGTTCCGCATCGACCGAATCGTCAACGCCACCCTCACAACCGAAACAGCACAGGATCTCCCACTCACCGACCTCGGCCACCCACCCGCTACCGCGCAACCGCTGAGCATCCAGCGAATCCCCGCTAACGACAACGGCACGAGCCCCGACCGCTGACCCAATTGCTTCGCTGCCGGGTTACAGCAGGGAAACCGCCACTACGTTCCGGGCTCGTGCACGCTTTCCCAGCCTGCCGCTTAGCGTAGGATTTCGGGCTAATTCTGTCGCGACCCGAAGTGCAGCCAGCGCACCTTCCCCGCCCCACAGAATTCGTCTCAGCGGACGCGCAGCCCCGGCCCTACCCCGCCTGGCGCTGCGCTCTGCTTGCCTTGAGCACGATGGGCAGCTTGGACCGAAGCGTGCATTCGAGCAACTCTTCGGCTGTCTCGTCCTGGTCGTAGATCTCCGGCAGTCGGATGCCGATCAGGGTGTTCATGAGCATGCCCTGCGCGAGGAAATCGCGGGCGGTTTCCGGAAGCAGGCCGGCTTCATCGCGGATGAGGCGGTAGATGTCCAGGAATCCTTCCCTGGCCCGGGCCCCGATGGCGGGCTCGTGACCTGCCACGAAGGCCTGCATCAGCATCATCAGGATCCCGCGGTCTTCCACCAGGTCCGCGTAGGCGATGGCCATGAGCTGTTTGAGCTGTTCCGGCCGGCCGCTGCCTTGGGCCGGATCAAGATGCTGTAGTTGTTCGGCGGAATCCCCGGCGTCGTAGGCTGCGATGACTCCGCGGAACGCGCGCAGTAACTTGCCTTGCGCACGGTCCAAGGCCTCCAGGAACAGGGTTTCCTTGGTTCCGAACATGCGTACCACGTATGGCTGGCTGATGCCGGCGGCCTTGGCCACCTGGTCCGTGGTGGAGCCGGCGTAGCCGCGCTCGGCGAAGACGCCAGTGGCAGCTTCCAGGATCAGTTCGCGCCGCTGCGCCGCGGGAATCCGTTCGGCAGTTACCTGTCTGGTTGAGGTCGTCTCCGGGGCGCCGGTGCCCGCTGTTTTCTTCGCCACACTTGACATGTTATCAGCCGATAACTAACTTTGCTTTTTAGGTAATCATTCGATTACAACAACCCCGCAAAGCGGCACCTTCAGCGACCCGTGGAGTCATCATGAAACGCACCATTCCTCTCTGGTTGGCCATTGTGGCGGCCTCCCTGCCTGTCTTTATGGCCACCTTGGACAACCTTGTGGTCACCAACGCACTGCCCGTGATGCACAAGGCCCTCGGCGCGAGCGTCGAGGAACTTCAGTGGATCATTAACGCCTACTCCCTGAGCTTTGCGGCGTTCATGCTGCTGGCTGTCGGCCTGGGGGACCGCTTCGGCCGCCGTCACGTCTTCATCGCCGGCCTGACCATCTTCACCCTGGCTTCCGGAGCGGCCGCGCTCAGCACTGAACCGTGGCAGCTCATCGCCGCCCGCGCCGTGCAGGGCATCGGCTCAGCGGCACTCATGCCACTCTCGCTCACCCTGCTGGTGGGTTCGGTCAGTGACAAGCTACGTCCGCTCGCCATCGGCATCTGGGGCGGTGTCTCCGGCCTGGGTGTGGCCCTTGGACCCCTGATCGGCGGCGCCGTAGTGGAGGGCTGGAGCTGGGAAGCGATCTTCTGGCTCAATGTGCCCATCGGAATCCTGTCCATTCCGCTGGCGCTCTTCGCGCTGCCGAACAGCTTCGGCGCCCGCGTCCGCGCCGACGTCGTAGGACTGCTTCTCTCCGGACTGGGACTCCTGGCGCTCGTGTTCGGCATCGTCCGCGGGAACGACGCCGGCTGGTCCAGTGCCGAGGTCCTCGGCGCCTTGATCGGTGGTGGCGTCCTGCTGCTCGCCTTCGTTCTGTGGGAATCCCGAGTTGCCGCGCCGCTGCTTCCTCTCCGGCTTTTCCGCGACCGGAGCTTCACCGTGGCCAACCTGATCGGCCTGAGCTTCAGCTTCGGGATCTTCGGATCCGTCTTCATCCTCATCCAGTTCCTGCAGGTGGTGCAGGGCCACGGACCTCTCGCGGCTGGTGCCATGACCATGCCGTGGACGCTGGCTCCCATGTTTGTGGCACCGCTGGCAGGCCTGCTGGCACCGCGGCTCGGCACCAGGACCCTCATGATCACAGGCCTCGCCTTGCTCACAGCGGGCATGTTCTGGCTCGCCGGAGTCCTTTCCGCGACCGTCCCGTACGAAACCTTGGTGCCCGGCTTCGTAGCGGCGGGAATCGGTATGGGCCTGGTTTTCGCCCCGATGTCTACCTCGGTGCTCGCCAACATGCGCGCCGAGGACCACGCGAAGGCCAGCGGCGCCAACTCCACGCTCCGGGAGATCGGTGTAACCCTCGGTGTGGCCGTTCTGACAGCGGTCTTCACCGGAGCCGGGGGCAAACTTACTCCCACGGGCTATGTGGACGCGGCCATTCCTGCCATCTACGTTGGTGCGTCCGTGCTGGTCCTTGCCACCTTGGTGGCCTGGCTCCTTCCATCCCGCGACCGCGCACGCAGCCTGGCCGCGCAACTGGCCGCAAGCCAGCCGGAAACCGAAACAGGCGTGGGCACTCAGGCGGGCGCCGCCCTCGAGCCTTCCCTGCAAACAGCCTAGTAGGAGCCTAAGCGGCTTCGAGCAGAGCCCTGAGGTCCATCGGTACTGGTGAGCCTGCCTCAAGATCCGATTGCCGCCGCTCAAGAGAGCACGCAATCCCGGACTGCTCTTCATCAACCCGCCTGCCCCTGCCTGTCATCCCTCAGGGGGAACTTCCTCATCATCGGGTTGGAACTCACTCGAAATGGGTCTCTGTGTTGTGAGAGCCCGCTTAGGGTGAAGGCATGTTCAAAACGATCCAGTCTCTGAGGCTCCTCGCGGCACCGGCCATGGCCGTGCTGCTCATGGGGACACTCCTTGTCCTGGAGGAGCGCCATTTCGACCAGAACAGCGCACTGCTGTTGGCGCTCCTCACGGGTATCGCTGTGGCCGAGCTATTGCCGGCCGCTGCCCTGGGGTTGGTCTTCGTCGCCCTGGTCCTGCAGAGCTGTAAGGTCTTCCCGCTGGTCCTTCTGTCGGGCGTGCTGAGCTACGCTGCGGTTCCTGCGGTCATCTTCTTCGCCGTCATCGGTTGGAAAACCCGCAACCGGTGGGTTGCACCCGTTGCTGCTGTCGTCTTTGCCGGCATCACGGCCGTCAACTGGTTCACAGACCAGACCTGGATCAACTTCATCTTCGGCAACCAGCTGTATGGTCGGGGACTATTGCGAACCCTCACCTACGCTTTTCTGATCTTCGGGGCGTTCGCCGCCCTGAACCTCGCCGCCTGGGCCGTCGGTGTGGCGGTAAACAACGTCTCAAGGAGCCGAAGGGCGCAGCTGGCGGCGGAAACCCGGCTCCGGGAAACCGCGACCGAACTTGCCGTCGAACAGGAACGCAACAGAATCGCCAGGGAACTGCACGATGTCTTGGCTCATTCACTGACAGTCATCGTGGCCCAGGCCGACGGAATACGCTTCATTCACCGCACAGAACCGGAATCCGTCGAGGAGGCTTCCAAGGTCATCGCCGAATCAGCAAGGACAGCCTTGGTCGAAACGCGCCGGCTGATCGAAGGCTTCTCGACGGAGATCAGCAACCACCCGACCCACAAGATTGAAGATCTCGTGGTTCTTGCCGAACGGCTGAGCTCCAGCGGCATGCCGGTCACGATCGAGACGACGGGCGAGGTGTGGGACATGACCGCAGTCCAGCAGCTAACGGTCTACCGGCTCGCGCAGGAAAGCCTGACAAACGCCTTCAAACACGGTGACCGGAGCCGAGGCGCGCATCTGCACCTGGTCTGGACCGGGACATCCTTGGAGCTCCGCGTCCGCTCATCGGTCGTCACTAACCCGGCCGCGACACCGGGCACAACCCCGTCGGGTCGCGGAATAGCAGGGATGAAGGCCCGCGCCGCAGCGGCCGGCGGCTGGGTCGAAACGATCCAGGCTGAAGAATCCTTCGAGCTGCTGGCTTTCCTCCCATGGACAGCTCCCGACCAGCACACAGCGGCGACTCCTTCCAAGCAGCGCTTCCCCGCGTTGGAAGGAGCAAAGCCATGACCGCAGCGCCCATCCGCATTGCTCTGGCCGACGACCAGCCGTTGTTCAGTGCAGGACTCAAAATGATCCTGCGCAGCCAGACGGATATGGATCTGGTCGGCGAAGCCGCCAACGGAGAGGCCGCCGTCGAACTCGTCCAGGAGACACGCCCCGATGTACTCCTGATGGACATCCGGATGCCTGTCATGGATGGAATCACGGCCACAAGAACGATCCTGGAAGGGCACTCCGGGGCAGCGACGAAGATTATCGTTCTGACCACCATCCAGCATGACGAAGCCGTTGTCCGGGCCATCCAGGCCGGCGCGGCAGGTTTCCTGACCAAAGACACCACGCCCGACTTCCTGCTGGCCGCCATCCGAACGGTGCACTCGGGCCATTCGGTCATCGCCCCGGCCATCACCAACGAACTCCTGCGCGACTACACCACGCCCTCTTCCGGGAACGATGCCGCACTGGCAGACCTGTCCGGGAGGGAACGCGACGTGTTTCTCCTGACTGCCAAAGGACTGGGAAACGCCGAAATCGCCGCGTCACTGGTGCTCAGCGAAGCCACCGTGAAATCCCACGTCGGCAGCATCCTGGCGAAACTCAAACTGAAGAACCGCATACAGCTCGTCGCCTTCGCCTACGAAAACAACGTCCTCAACTAGCCCCCAACAAATCCGTCCCACACGCAGAGGCCTTCACGAACAGCGAAGGCCAGCCACCGCATTGTCCAAAACAAGCTAAGGAGCCACCATGAAGAAGAAGATTTTCGGCGCCGCCGTCCTGATCGTCGGCACCGGCGCCGCGCTGGCCGCGGCCGCGATCCCGGCCGCGTCAGTTACCGCGTCCCCCGAGCCCGTCCCAGGGATCATGCGCCAGGCAGAGGCCTACGCATCAGCCGATCCGATCGCCGAAAAGGGCATGCAGGAGGCCGTCCGGCTCTGCATGGCCAAGGCCGGCTTCGACTACACGCCGCCCAGCTCCGTCATGACACTGGACCTCAGCGGAGCCATTGGATTCAAACGGCTCTCGGTCGAGGCCGCCAAAGCCAGCGGCTACGCCAGCACCGGGCCGCAAGGACCCCGCGAGCCGGCTCCCGAGTCCGCGGACGGCAAACTCTTCGCCGATCCGGCCTTCACCACGGCACTCACCGGGCCTGGCGACACCTCGTCAACGACCACGGTGGGCGGTATGGGAACCTCCTCCGGCGGGTGCCGCGGCGAGGCTATGACTCAGATTTACGGCAGCGCTGAAAATTACATGCTCGCCACCGGAATCGCCTACAACTCGTTCTTCCCCGCGAGCCTGTCCGCTTCCGGTGACGCGGGAATTGCCAAAGCCATCAGTGACTGGGCGGCCTGCATGAAAGAAACCCCCTACTCCTCCCTCGCGAACCCGCAGCAGGCCGCCGATGCGGGAAAGGCGGCGGGGGGTCAGGAAGAGTTCAGAATCGCCGTGACCGACGCAGTCTGCCGGGACAAGACCGGGTTCCACCCCACGCTGGACAAAGTCCTGGACAAATACCTGACAACCCGCATGCAGGAACTGGCCCCGCAAATCGCGAAGGTCAAAGAGATCCGCCGCACCGCTGACGCCAACGCAGCAACCTTGGAGGCCGAGGCCACTGCATCGAAATAGTGGGGTATGGCGGAAAGCCGGCGGCGTCCTGTCAGCATCGGGGGTGACAGGACGCCGTTAGACACGTTCCGATTGATTGCCGGTGGTACTGCGCTGCTGCAGAAAGATTTCCCTGGTTCCCCCGCCGGAACGGTCGTGTCGTGGACGTCAGTGCGGACGTCCGTGGTGAACTCCGCGCCCTAAGCTTTGACGTCCAAGATGGCCGCCCAGGCGTATCCGACATTCCAGACCTCGGGACACGGCCGCACCCCGAAAATCAGGTCACCGTCCGCAGCTTACAGGCCGAGACGGCCGGTCACTATTGGGGGTGAGCGGCCTCTCTACCAAGTCCTGCTCCTTTCCCGTGAAGGACGCCGGCGCCAAACGGCGGTGCGATCCTGCCGCTGGAGCAGGGTCGCGGGTGGGCTTGGTTCAAGCCGTCTCAGTGGTTCTGAACCAAGTTGACATTGTCACCACGCTGTATGTCACGGTGCCAACTAACTTGTCAGTTGTGCCAACTAGGTCGTCAACTCACACCGAGCCGCCAACTAGGCCAGTCTTCGCCAACTTTTCCGTCCCGTTTCGCCAACTAACGGTCAAACCGCCAACTAGCTTCCGATCTCACAAAAGTCTAGAAGTCCCAGTCGTCATCCTCAGTATTGACAGCCTTGCCAATCACGTAAGAGGAACCGGACCCCGAGAAGAAGTCGTGGTTCTCGTCAGCGTTCGGTGACAGCGCCGAGAGGATAGCCGGGTTCACATCGGTGACGGAAGCCGGGAACATGGCCTCGTAGCCCAGGTTCATCAGCGCCTTGTTGGCGTTGTAGTGCAGGAACTTTTTGACGTCCTCGGCCAGGCCCACGGCATCGTAAAGATCGTGCGTGTACTGGACTTCGTTTTCGTACAGCTCGAACAGCAGCTCGAAGGTGTAGTCCTTGATCTCCTGCTTGCGCTC
This genomic interval from Micrococcaceae bacterium Sec5.7 contains the following:
- a CDS encoding helix-turn-helix domain-containing protein; the protein is MAKKTAGTGAPETTSTRQVTAERIPAAQRRELILEAATGVFAERGYAGSTTDQVAKAAGISQPYVVRMFGTKETLFLEALDRAQGKLLRAFRGVIAAYDAGDSAEQLQHLDPAQGSGRPEQLKQLMAIAYADLVEDRGILMMLMQAFVAGHEPAIGARAREGFLDIYRLIRDEAGLLPETARDFLAQGMLMNTLIGIRLPEIYDQDETAEELLECTLRSKLPIVLKASRAQRQAG
- a CDS encoding MFS transporter; translated protein: MKRTIPLWLAIVAASLPVFMATLDNLVVTNALPVMHKALGASVEELQWIINAYSLSFAAFMLLAVGLGDRFGRRHVFIAGLTIFTLASGAAALSTEPWQLIAARAVQGIGSAALMPLSLTLLVGSVSDKLRPLAIGIWGGVSGLGVALGPLIGGAVVEGWSWEAIFWLNVPIGILSIPLALFALPNSFGARVRADVVGLLLSGLGLLALVFGIVRGNDAGWSSAEVLGALIGGGVLLLAFVLWESRVAAPLLPLRLFRDRSFTVANLIGLSFSFGIFGSVFILIQFLQVVQGHGPLAAGAMTMPWTLAPMFVAPLAGLLAPRLGTRTLMITGLALLTAGMFWLAGVLSATVPYETLVPGFVAAGIGMGLVFAPMSTSVLANMRAEDHAKASGANSTLREIGVTLGVAVLTAVFTGAGGKLTPTGYVDAAIPAIYVGASVLVLATLVAWLLPSRDRARSLAAQLAASQPETETGVGTQAGAALEPSLQTA
- a CDS encoding WYL domain-containing protein, which translates into the protein MNRTDRLYAIREELRRSGGMGRTAEQLAEAFEISVRTVKRDISALQHSGFPVWARLGRIGGYVVDAAATLPPVNITAAEATALTAALASHRGQPFYAEGQAALVKILAVMDDSARVRSARLAARIWINDDDTRTQTGRVLPTIERAIQDRRIITLSYRDKNGTVTSRRIDPQLLARTDDHWHLVAHCQLRHAVRWFRIDRIVNATLTTETAQDLPLTDLGHPPATAQPLSIQRIPANDNGTSPDR
- a CDS encoding histidine kinase, encoding MFKTIQSLRLLAAPAMAVLLMGTLLVLEERHFDQNSALLLALLTGIAVAELLPAAALGLVFVALVLQSCKVFPLVLLSGVLSYAAVPAVIFFAVIGWKTRNRWVAPVAAVVFAGITAVNWFTDQTWINFIFGNQLYGRGLLRTLTYAFLIFGAFAALNLAAWAVGVAVNNVSRSRRAQLAAETRLRETATELAVEQERNRIARELHDVLAHSLTVIVAQADGIRFIHRTEPESVEEASKVIAESARTALVETRRLIEGFSTEISNHPTHKIEDLVVLAERLSSSGMPVTIETTGEVWDMTAVQQLTVYRLAQESLTNAFKHGDRSRGAHLHLVWTGTSLELRVRSSVVTNPAATPGTTPSGRGIAGMKARAAAAGGWVETIQAEESFELLAFLPWTAPDQHTAATPSKQRFPALEGAKP
- a CDS encoding response regulator transcription factor — protein: MTAAPIRIALADDQPLFSAGLKMILRSQTDMDLVGEAANGEAAVELVQETRPDVLLMDIRMPVMDGITATRTILEGHSGAATKIIVLTTIQHDEAVVRAIQAGAAGFLTKDTTPDFLLAAIRTVHSGHSVIAPAITNELLRDYTTPSSGNDAALADLSGRERDVFLLTAKGLGNAEIAASLVLSEATVKSHVGSILAKLKLKNRIQLVAFAYENNVLN